The following proteins come from a genomic window of Polaribacter dokdonensis:
- the hisC gene encoding histidinol-phosphate transaminase: MNVLDLVRDNIKNIKPYSSARDEYKDATSESMIFLDANENPFENGVNRYPDPQQNDVKDLLVNIKNVTKENILLGNGSDEVLDLIFRAFCEPNKDNIITLPPTYGMYSVLANINAIKNKKVLLTEDFQPKVDQIIDAVDNNSKILFLCSPNNPSGNSFSIEKVETLLNNFKGLVVIDEAYIDFSEQESWLNRLEEFPNLVITQTLSKAYGLAGIRLGVCYASKAVISVLNSIKPPYNVNELTQQKAFERLNKVDEVAAEIKAIKQEREQLMNSLESINFISNIYPSDCNFVLVKVDDATKRYNQLIQLGIVIRNRTTQPLCENCLRFTVGTTAENEKLLQALKELQNA, from the coding sequence ATGAATGTTTTAGATTTAGTTAGAGATAATATCAAAAATATTAAGCCTTATTCATCTGCTAGAGATGAATACAAAGATGCCACTTCAGAAAGTATGATTTTCTTAGATGCTAATGAAAATCCTTTCGAAAATGGTGTAAATCGTTATCCTGATCCACAACAAAATGATGTAAAAGATCTTTTAGTGAACATTAAAAATGTTACTAAAGAAAATATTTTGTTAGGTAATGGAAGTGATGAAGTTTTAGATTTAATTTTTAGAGCTTTTTGTGAACCAAATAAAGATAATATTATCACATTACCACCAACTTATGGTATGTATTCTGTATTAGCTAATATCAATGCTATAAAGAATAAAAAGGTTTTATTAACCGAAGATTTTCAGCCTAAAGTCGATCAGATTATAGATGCTGTTGATAACAACAGTAAAATTTTATTTTTATGTTCACCCAATAATCCTTCAGGAAATAGTTTTTCAATAGAGAAAGTAGAAACACTATTAAATAATTTTAAAGGATTAGTAGTAATTGATGAAGCCTATATCGATTTTTCTGAGCAAGAAAGTTGGTTAAATCGTTTAGAAGAATTTCCAAATTTGGTAATTACACAAACCTTGTCTAAAGCCTATGGTTTAGCAGGAATTCGTTTAGGAGTTTGTTATGCATCAAAAGCAGTAATTTCTGTTTTAAATTCGATAAAACCACCTTACAATGTAAACGAATTAACCCAACAAAAAGCTTTTGAAAGATTAAATAAGGTTGATGAAGTTGCAGCAGAAATTAAAGCAATTAAACAAGAAAGAGAACAATTGATGAATTCTTTAGAGAGCATCAATTTTATATCTAACATTTATCCTTCTGATTGCAATTTTGTTTTGGTAAAAGTAGATGATGCAACTAAAAGATACAACCAATTAATTCAGTTGGGTATTGTAATTAGAAACAGAACTACACAGCCTTTATGTGAAAATTGTTTGAGATTTACAGTAGGAACAACAGCTGAAAACGAGAAATTATTACAAGCATTAAAAGAATTACAAAATGCCTAA
- the hisB gene encoding bifunctional histidinol-phosphatase/imidazoleglycerol-phosphate dehydratase HisB, whose product MPKKVLFIDRDGTLVLEPPVDYQLDSLEKLEYYPKVFQYMAKIANELDFELVMVTNQDGLGTESFPEDTFWPAQNKIISAFEKESVVFSEVCIDKTFPHENAETRKPRTGLLTKYFSDDYDLENSYVLGDRITDMELAKNLGAKGIYLSENPELGADEIETSKKEILEAIALTSTDWKTIYEFLKLQDRVAEITRNTNETKIYIKLNLDGSGNNDIDTGLKFFDHMLDQIGRHGNMDLTIKVDGDLEVDEHHTIEDTMIAFGELFNKALGNKLGIERYGFCLPMDDCLAQVAVDFGGRNWLEWDAEFKREMIGDMPTEMFYHLFKSFTDGAKCNLNIKAEGTNEHHKIEGIFKAFAKAMKMAVKRDANKMFLPSTKGML is encoded by the coding sequence ATGCCTAAAAAAGTACTTTTTATAGATAGAGATGGAACTTTGGTTCTAGAACCACCTGTAGATTATCAATTAGATAGTTTAGAAAAATTAGAATATTATCCTAAGGTTTTTCAATACATGGCTAAAATAGCCAATGAATTAGATTTTGAATTGGTAATGGTTACCAATCAAGATGGTTTAGGTACAGAATCATTTCCTGAAGATACCTTTTGGCCTGCTCAAAATAAAATCATTTCAGCCTTTGAAAAAGAAAGCGTTGTTTTTTCTGAGGTATGTATTGATAAAACTTTTCCTCATGAAAATGCAGAAACACGTAAACCAAGAACTGGTTTATTAACCAAGTATTTTTCTGACGATTATGATTTAGAAAATTCTTATGTTTTGGGTGATAGAATTACAGATATGGAATTGGCTAAAAATTTAGGGGCTAAAGGTATTTATTTATCTGAAAATCCAGAGTTAGGAGCTGATGAAATTGAAACATCAAAAAAAGAAATTTTAGAAGCAATTGCATTAACAAGCACAGATTGGAAAACAATTTATGAGTTTTTAAAATTACAAGACAGGGTTGCAGAAATCACAAGAAATACCAATGAAACTAAGATTTATATCAAACTAAATTTAGATGGTTCAGGTAATAATGATATTGATACTGGCTTAAAGTTTTTCGATCATATGTTAGATCAAATTGGTAGACATGGCAACATGGATTTAACCATAAAAGTTGATGGAGATTTAGAAGTAGATGAACATCATACTATAGAAGATACAATGATTGCTTTTGGAGAGCTTTTCAATAAAGCTTTAGGTAATAAATTAGGTATAGAAAGATATGGTTTTTGTTTACCTATGGATGATTGCTTAGCTCAAGTGGCTGTAGATTTTGGAGGTAGAAATTGGTTAGAATGGGATGCAGAATTTAAACGTGAAATGATAGGTGATATGCCTACAGAAATGTTTTATCATTTGTTTAAATCGTTTACAGATGGTGCAAAATGTAACTTAAACATAAAAGCAGAAGGAACCAATGAGCATCATAAAATAGAAGGTATTTTTAAAGCGTTTGCAAAAGCTATGAAAATGGCTGTAAAAAGAGATGCCAATAAGATGTTTTTACCATCAACAAAAGGAATGTTATAA